In the genome of Populus trichocarpa isolate Nisqually-1 chromosome 10, P.trichocarpa_v4.1, whole genome shotgun sequence, the window GATTCGAAATCAGGCATTCGAATCCTCAAAACCTCAACTTTAAGTCTTCGTTACTAGATCAACGTCCCTGGAAACAATTGTCCATAAAACACTCCAGCATTGGTGCATCGTTTAGCAGAAACACTCAAAATTATGCAATGCTTCCTTTGCTGCCTTTTTGCCTCGAGTGGCTTTAATGAAATATGACCTTTAGGTCATTGAAGAAGGTACAAGTGTGGTACACAATAGTAACCAAGTCCAATGAGAGTGTATCAATCACAATTGCGTATTTAAGGTTATCAATTGTTTAAgccttcttatatatatattgtgctTTTTCACTGATCcaaggttcttttttttttcagggaaTAGTTATTTTTGCATCAGTAATGGCAACTCTTGGATTACAGATATTGTTCGAGTCAGGAAGAGAACTTGTTACAAGGGTAGATGCAACATTCATTAATCTACGCTACAACTGCTATATTATCAGAAAGCATTTAAAGTAATCTTTAATTAACTTTATGCAGGCTCAACCAGAAAGAGAtcctaacaaagaaaaatggatgATTGGCATTATGGTCTCTGTCACAGTGGTAAAATTTGTGCTCGTGGTATATTGCCGCAGATTCAACAATGAAATTGTCAGGACATATGCTCAAGATCACTTTTTCGATGTCATTACTAATTCAATCGGTCTAGGGTCAGCAGTGTTAGCTATCAAGTTTTACTGGTGGATTGATCCTATTGGAGCCATCCTTGTAAGTTGACAGTGTTAGCTAATGATTCAGAATTATTCAGTAATATTGGTATATGCTCCCCCTTTTCACATTATTATAGTATAGGAACAACTGATATATTGAAACTGAATTGCAGATAGCTTTATATACAATGAGCAATTGGGGAAAGACAGTGGTGGATAATGTTCGGTCATTGATAGGGAGGACAGCTCCACCAGAGTTTTTAGCTAAGCTGACGTATCTAATCTGGAACCATCACATGGAGATTAAGCACATCGAAACCGTTAGAGCATACACATTTGGTTGTCAGTACTTTGTGGAGGTTCATATAGTCTTGCCACAGGACATGTCTCTTGATCAAGCGCATGATATTGGAGAGACACTTGAAGAGAAGCTAGAACAACTTCCTGGAGTTGAGAGAGCTTTTGTCCATGTGGATTTTGATACCACTCATCAGCTCGAGCACAAGTCCAAACGTCCAGGAATATTCTGAAAGAAAATCCCTTAATGGAGACTACCTTGTTATGGTTCAAGACATAACGAACACCTTCTGGGATCTTCCTGAGGACATCTTCAATTAACGATGGAATTAACAAATCGAATCTTACTGAAGGAATTATATGAAACAAGCTGATGCTGATCGTATGATAAGTGAGTATCTATAAACTTGAAGAGGTGTAGAAACTTGGTAGCTTGGATTGATATTTAtctgtggggggggggggggggggggggacttACAAGGGGTGTTAGGGATGGAAGAAAGCTGTTCTTTTGTTTACTGGGATATTTGTTTTGTCATTTAAGTTGGGATTTTGGCAActtgtatttgtttatattgAACTTTCAATTCATTAACGAGCTTAATAGTGTTTAGTAACGTGTGATCCTCTGAATTGCCATCCccttcaagaaaaaagaaagcagaaaAAAGGAACGAAGCATTATGCTTGATGACTGATCTTGAGCATGCTTTCGGGAAGCCAGCATATCCCTTTCAATAGTAGCATGCTCAAGATCGGTCATCGAGCATGATGCTAGTGGCAACTCTTCATCTGTTATGCAGCTGTGACTATCTGTTTAAACAACCATATAGTTTAC includes:
- the LOC7481602 gene encoding metal tolerance protein 9; protein product: MVSKQSSPRADSLDHRTDLLSPAVAGETVNMMTMEPSWQLSIDKFRLPERRMDSHSGFGYFLKTPRRHKKISEYYRWQEKLLEGFNEVESFVELGISPGSLTEDEMKQLARNERVAIYASNIANLVLFLAKVYASFESRSLAVIASTLDSLLDLLSGFILWFTAYAMKKPNQYRYPIGKQRMQPVGIVIFASVMATLGLQILFESGRELVTRAQPERDPNKEKWMIGIMVSVTVVKFVLVVYCRRFNNEIVRTYAQDHFFDVITNSIGLGSAVLAIKFYWWIDPIGAILIALYTMSNWGKTVVDNVRSLIGRTAPPEFLAKLTYLIWNHHMEIKHIETVRAYTFGCQYFVEVHIVLPQDMSLDQAHDIGETLEEKLEQLPGVERAFVHVDFDTTHQLEHKSKRPGIF